The DNA segment ACTCATGTTCTGGTAGGCCGACCTCTCGCAGTGCTCCCGCAAATCCCAGGCCATGTACCAGCCCAAAAACAAAGGCAACCAACCAAGGATAACGTCTCGCGAGTGTGATTCGCTTATCGAGAGACTCAGCAGCAACCAATAAAATTGACAGGGCAATGATGATCTCTACAGGTGTTTGAGAAACGGTGACAACCTGAGTCACACTCAGGGCCAGGGTCAGGCTGTGCGCTAGAGTAAAAGCCGTAATGGTCCATATGAGTTGGCGTTGAAACCCCACTAACAAAACCAGACCTGCAACAAACAATAGGTGATCTAATCCAAGTAGGATATGTTCGATACCAATGACCATATAGGTAGTCAAGACTTGCCACCGACTGTTTACACCGATATCAGCAGCAGTCAGTTGTATTGACTGGGTTTGGCCTGATATTGCTTGTGTGTACTTGCCACCGTTCAACCATTCAATGCGCACAACCACATCTGCGTGTAATGGCAAATTCTCAAAGTGGATATCACCTAGTAGTCCATCGTCTCCACAGTCAACAACAGGTCCTTGTTTAAAACAGTGCTGTGGATATTGCGGTTCGACGACTAAGGATAATCGTTCAATCTGCTTCGCCGGCACCCAACGCTGAGAAAAGATACTGGGAGAGGTTTCAGTCAGATGCAGGAATGAAGAACCCATCGCATGGCCCAGAGTAACCTGAGAAAACAGCCACAGTGAGATAAATAGTAGAGTTCTATCAAATTTCATGACGATTGACGCAGTATTGTGTAGCTATTGCGCAGTTCCTCGATCAACTTGACCACCTGGTCGCTCTGTTGCTTGCGTTGCCAATCCTTACGAATCAAAGGCTTGATCTGCTCAAACCCAGGTAAAGGTTGTTGTTTAATCGATTGTATCCTCAACACATGCCAACCTTTCTTGGATTTGACTATTTTCCATTCATTCGTGGGTAATTGTTCAAGTTCCTCAACAAATTCATCGCCAAAGGTTACACTTAAGCCGGCCCTATTCCGGGCAACAAACTTATGATAAGCATGATTAAAGGTTGGGGCTGCTTTTCCTGCCACTAGTTGGTTTAAAATCTCTTCAGCGTTTTGTTTTGCTTGTTGTTCCTGCTCTCGAATCAGGATATGTTCAAAGTCGTAGCCAGGTTGTTTTTGGTAATTCGCTCCTTTTTCCTGATACCACTCTTTGA comes from the Candidatus Thiodiazotropha sp. CDECU1 genome and includes:
- a CDS encoding HupE/UreJ family protein; amino-acid sequence: MKFDRTLLFISLWLFSQVTLGHAMGSSFLHLTETSPSIFSQRWVPAKQIERLSLVVEPQYPQHCFKQGPVVDCGDDGLLGDIHFENLPLHADVVVRIEWLNGGKYTQAISGQTQSIQLTAADIGVNSRWQVLTTYMVIGIEHILLGLDHLLFVAGLVLLVGFQRQLIWTITAFTLAHSLTLALSVTQVVTVSQTPVEIIIALSILLVAAESLDKRITLARRYPWLVAFVFGLVHGLGFAGALREVGLPEHELPLSLLTFNLGVEFGQLGVILGLYLITSLIKRLYESGKLLRPVTLASAYVIGILGAYWSISRSAELINVF
- a CDS encoding peptidylprolyl isomerase gives rise to the protein MLDANTVRDWLREPMLHFIVAGLVVFIVDSMVNNNDVVDENQIVINNRVKSEIILEFKQKKSRDPSQQETDKMLDAWLRNELLYRKGLDMGLAENDSIIRDRVIQKTVFLFRSLAGLKEPSMQQLKEWYQEKGANYQKQPGYDFEHILIREQEQQAKQNAEEILNQLVAGKAAPTFNHAYHKFVARNRAGLSVTFGDEFVEELEQLPTNEWKIVKSKKGWHVLRIQSIKQQPLPGFEQIKPLIRKDWQRKQQSDQVVKLIEELRNSYTILRQSS